In one window of Pseudomonas putida DNA:
- a CDS encoding zeta toxin family protein, translating into MSVPRLRVFAGPNGSGKSTIKASLPAALTRLFVNADELETQAKASGFIDLSLFGIQATLPDVLAFHLEHPLIISKRLAGQVGRLGLEEQRIDYRAVRMDAYFASVIADFIRQRLLEARASFTFETVMSHGSKIEFMRQAQASGYRTYLYFVSTENPEINIDRVAIRVRQGGHPVRPDLVRSRYGRSLDLLPEAIAASNRAFVFDNSQQSALWLAEITDGTQLEYRTEEIPDWFFEAYVDEVEP; encoded by the coding sequence GTGAGCGTGCCTAGGCTGCGGGTCTTTGCCGGTCCGAACGGCTCCGGCAAGAGCACCATCAAGGCCAGCCTCCCCGCCGCACTGACCCGCCTCTTCGTCAATGCCGACGAGCTGGAAACCCAGGCCAAGGCCAGCGGCTTCATCGACCTCTCCCTCTTCGGCATCCAGGCCACGCTGCCTGACGTGCTGGCGTTCCACCTAGAGCATCCCTTGATCATCAGCAAGCGACTTGCCGGGCAGGTCGGGCGACTGGGGCTCGAGGAGCAGCGGATCGACTACCGTGCGGTACGCATGGATGCCTACTTCGCCTCGGTCATCGCCGACTTCATCCGCCAGCGCCTGCTCGAAGCCCGGGCCAGCTTCACCTTCGAAACCGTCATGTCCCATGGCAGCAAGATCGAGTTCATGCGCCAGGCACAAGCCAGTGGCTACCGCACCTACCTCTACTTCGTCTCGACGGAGAACCCGGAAATCAACATCGACCGGGTGGCCATCCGTGTCCGCCAGGGCGGGCATCCGGTCAGGCCGGACCTGGTGCGCAGTCGCTATGGACGTTCGCTCGACCTGTTGCCGGAGGCCATCGCCGCCAGCAACCGGGCCTTTGTATTCGACAACTCGCAGCAGAGCGCGCTATGGCTCGCAGAGATCACCGATGGCACGCAGTTGGAGTATCGCACCGAGGAGATCCCGGACTGGTTCTT